Proteins from one Mucilaginibacter jinjuensis genomic window:
- a CDS encoding outer membrane beta-barrel protein yields the protein MKRIPLLLLIIFLTITGAYAQATHQVSGTVIDTTKQTLPGSVVTLTSEQGDSVNVAANVDGKFVFPAVKGLKITITVASIGYESLRKHYALTADPKPVDVGNIMLRTSNTTLNEVKIVGVNAVAVKEDTVEYKVSALNVRPNATLEDALKKAPGVDVDPSTGAVTAQGQSVTKVRINGKDYMGGDVTSLTKNIPADLLENIQIVDDYGDQANLTGIKTGDPTKVLNVTIRKDKNYGYSFSGTAGDGRDALPKPAENDNRYLGSINLFDFKGDRQISVLGSINNTNVNTFSFGSTGGGGFGGGGAGGNFGGGGGGGRGNASRASSGLTTNQNGITDAHSIGANFRDQWGKHLAVYGSYSFADNSTFTNTTSNQQNTGSNPSTTSQNSLENDNNINHRFTWNMEYKPDTINYLKVTPTFSYAKTLTNANDAVVNTQLNTNYTSTTYANSSSPTLGLTALYNHRFNGHGRNLSINVNLSTAKNDQSQNPIYNFIPPSKAVAPVNQQIDINGTTKSVGATFSYIEPLSKVSFLELNYAYNHSYTSSDKETDTLTTANNYVPYQLLSNNYNFTFTTNRVGLNYRVVQKKYNYTLGLGVQPSTLDGHSVTTGTDTRVTTVNFAPTARFVYNFARSNTLSINYSGTSNQPTFSQLQPVTDFSNALYPVEGNPDLKPEFANNISIRYNKFNFQTNDIIFTNLSFTQTDNKISTDVITVPKSAALAASPIYNKLQNTILTRYQNVDGYYTANGFVTYAKPWANRRYTLYLNGTVTYTNNISYVGSVDSTTTALNLQKNVAKNLVFTPGARFRLDITDIVDVQFLTSYSINKTDNSIKNDLTNASSNVRAFTLGVNGKNYFWKDWTVSYDFSRVMNSGYTVAVTNPNILNGYVERRFLKNNAATIRASVFDAFNQNTGYSSTTSGSSITQSSVNRLGRYYLLTFTLRLQKFAGRAPNQGDQGGDRGFRRGNGGGGPGAGGPPPGGGGGGFPGGGPNE from the coding sequence ATGAAACGAATACCCTTATTACTTCTTATCATCTTTTTAACCATTACAGGAGCTTATGCCCAGGCAACCCACCAGGTAAGCGGTACTGTAATTGATACCACTAAGCAAACCCTGCCCGGCAGTGTGGTTACGCTTACTTCTGAGCAGGGCGACAGCGTTAACGTTGCTGCCAATGTTGACGGTAAGTTTGTTTTCCCTGCTGTAAAAGGATTAAAAATAACCATAACAGTTGCTTCAATAGGTTACGAATCATTAAGAAAACACTATGCTTTAACGGCCGACCCTAAGCCTGTTGACGTTGGTAACATTATGCTTCGTACCTCTAATACTACTCTTAACGAGGTGAAAATTGTTGGCGTAAATGCAGTAGCCGTTAAAGAAGATACAGTAGAATATAAGGTAAGCGCCCTAAACGTACGGCCGAATGCCACACTCGAAGACGCCTTGAAAAAAGCGCCCGGTGTTGATGTTGACCCATCTACAGGTGCGGTTACTGCACAGGGGCAGTCAGTTACCAAAGTGCGTATCAACGGTAAAGATTATATGGGCGGCGACGTAACATCGCTTACCAAAAATATACCTGCCGACCTGCTTGAAAACATCCAGATTGTGGATGACTATGGCGACCAGGCCAACCTAACCGGCATTAAAACCGGCGACCCAACCAAAGTATTGAACGTAACCATCCGCAAGGATAAAAACTATGGCTACTCATTTTCGGGCACTGCAGGTGATGGCCGCGATGCCTTGCCTAAACCGGCAGAAAATGATAACCGCTATTTAGGATCAATTAACTTATTTGATTTTAAAGGCGACAGGCAGATCTCTGTTTTAGGATCAATCAATAATACCAACGTAAATACATTCTCTTTCGGTAGTACCGGAGGCGGAGGCTTTGGTGGCGGCGGCGCAGGCGGTAACTTCGGCGGCGGCGGCGGCGGTGGCCGTGGTAATGCTTCAAGGGCATCATCCGGGCTTACCACTAACCAAAATGGTATAACAGACGCGCACTCTATCGGCGCCAACTTTCGCGATCAGTGGGGTAAACACCTTGCCGTATATGGCAGCTATAGCTTTGCCGATAACAGTACGTTTACTAATACTACCTCTAACCAACAAAATACGGGTTCTAACCCAAGCACAACATCCCAGAATAGTTTAGAGAACGATAATAACATTAATCACCGCTTTACCTGGAACATGGAGTACAAGCCGGATACGATTAATTATTTAAAAGTTACACCAACGTTTTCTTACGCTAAAACGCTTACCAACGCCAATGATGCGGTAGTAAACACACAGCTTAATACTAATTATACATCTACCACTTACGCCAATTCGTCATCGCCAACGCTGGGTTTAACAGCATTGTATAACCACAGGTTTAATGGGCACGGCCGTAACCTTAGCATTAATGTTAATTTAAGTACAGCTAAGAACGACCAGTCACAAAACCCGATCTACAACTTTATACCGCCAAGTAAGGCAGTGGCACCGGTTAACCAACAGATTGATATTAATGGTACTACTAAATCGGTAGGTGCAACTTTCTCATATATCGAACCTTTAAGCAAGGTATCATTCCTGGAGTTAAATTATGCTTATAACCATTCTTACACTTCGAGCGATAAGGAAACCGATACGCTTACAACCGCAAATAACTACGTACCATACCAGTTGTTAAGCAATAATTACAACTTTACCTTCACCACAAACCGCGTTGGTTTAAACTACCGCGTGGTTCAAAAGAAATATAATTATACATTAGGTTTGGGTGTGCAGCCATCTACTTTAGATGGACACTCTGTTACCACCGGTACAGACACCCGCGTAACTACGGTTAACTTTGCACCAACCGCACGTTTTGTTTACAACTTTGCGCGAAGCAACACCTTAAGCATTAACTACAGCGGTACCAGCAACCAGCCAACATTTAGCCAGTTGCAACCGGTAACCGATTTCTCAAATGCCTTATACCCTGTAGAAGGTAACCCGGATTTAAAGCCCGAGTTTGCCAACAACATCTCTATCCGTTATAATAAGTTTAACTTCCAGACCAACGATATCATCTTTACCAACTTATCATTCACCCAAACGGATAATAAAATCTCTACAGATGTAATTACGGTTCCTAAAAGTGCAGCCTTGGCAGCAAGCCCTATTTATAACAAACTACAAAATACCATTTTAACCAGGTACCAAAATGTTGATGGTTATTATACCGCCAATGGTTTTGTTACGTACGCTAAGCCATGGGCTAATCGTAGATACACTTTGTATTTAAACGGTACTGTTACTTACACCAACAACATTAGTTATGTTGGTAGTGTAGATTCTACTACAACTGCTTTGAACCTGCAAAAGAACGTTGCGAAAAACTTAGTGTTTACGCCGGGTGCCCGTTTCAGACTTGATATAACTGATATTGTTGATGTGCAGTTTTTAACCAGCTACTCTATTAACAAAACAGATAACTCTATTAAAAACGATTTAACCAATGCCAGCTCAAATGTGCGTGCATTTACATTGGGTGTAAACGGTAAAAACTACTTCTGGAAAGATTGGACTGTTAGTTATGATTTTAGCCGCGTAATGAACTCTGGTTACACAGTTGCTGTTACTAACCCTAATATCTTGAATGGTTATGTAGAGCGTCGTTTCCTTAAAAATAACGCAGCTACAATACGTGCATCTGTCTTTGACGCATTTAACCAAAACACAGGTTATAGCAGTACAACAAGTGGTTCATCTATTACCCAAAGCAGCGTTAACAGATTAGGACGTTACTACTTGCTGACCTTTACACTTCGCTTGCAAAAATTTGCAGGTCGTGCACCAAATCAAGGTGATCAGGGTGGCGACAGAGGTTTCCGCCGTGGTAATGGTGGTGGTGGCCCGGGTGCTGGCGGCCCTCCTCCGGGTGGTGGCGGTGGCGGCTTCCCAGGCGGTGGCCCTAACGAATAA
- a CDS encoding zinc-dependent metalloprotease, which translates to MNKKLNQGLYASMIASAVFAASCASKKHASQQVTLKTTSTPGGGSSATAMLGGPAKKEGIKKFSDIITPKTKVDKGLFNTYKVDGKYYYEIPDSLLNREMLVVTRFVKTPANLKTFGSQYGGEEVNDQVWKWERHDKQIMIRVPSYRLKADSTTDMYEAVKNSNIDAVLASFDVKAYNKDTTGVLIDVTDFYNGDVTATGIPDEIKKAYKISAVDANRSYIDTIKSFPINTEVSTLKTYRAMESPTDNSNAAITFELNTSMLLLPKTPMKARLMDSRVGFFGQRQTDYGTDAQKSEVTAYIHRWRLEPKDPAAYARGELVEPKKQIVYYIDPATPKKWVPYLVMGINDWNKAFEAAGFKNAIVGKPAPTAKEDPEFSTEDARYSVVRYFASDVQNAYGPHISDPRTGEILESHVGWYHNVMSLVHDWFMVQTAAVNPNARAPKFTDEQMGQLIRFVSSHEIGHTLGLPHNFGSSYAYPVDSLRSKHFTDTHGTAPSIMDYARFNYIAQPGDGVTHLYPQIGEYDDWAIKWGYTWFPGNKTVEQEKEALNVWTKERAGNPLYYYGRQGTSIDPRLQNEDLGDNAMKASTYGIANLKRILPNLEKWTFQKGEDFDDLQEMYGQIVTQFNRYMGHVTMNIGGMSENFKTYDQKGAVYTFIAKDRQHEASDFLNKQLFTTPTWLINNEELSKFDNGVMLNRIKAVQVSTLSSVLSSSRLARMYDNESKNGAAAYTVADLFNDLRAGIFNAGKPDAFKRNLQRGYIEQLKGLLNEDVSRGFPGATSAQLANMGFTPINTALSDIKPMVRAELKRIDAGLPKGGDALTAAHYEDLHLRIKETLNPTRPVINIPVPGMPGRAVEDEQSKDVDF; encoded by the coding sequence ATGAATAAAAAACTCAACCAGGGATTGTATGCATCCATGATTGCTTCTGCCGTTTTTGCGGCATCGTGCGCATCTAAAAAGCATGCATCTCAGCAAGTAACCCTAAAAACAACATCTACACCGGGCGGCGGGTCTTCTGCAACAGCCATGCTTGGCGGGCCAGCGAAAAAAGAAGGCATCAAGAAATTCAGCGATATTATTACACCTAAAACCAAGGTTGATAAAGGCTTATTTAATACTTACAAAGTTGATGGTAAGTATTACTACGAAATTCCGGATTCATTACTTAACCGCGAAATGCTGGTGGTAACCCGTTTTGTAAAAACGCCAGCCAATCTAAAAACCTTCGGCTCACAATATGGTGGCGAAGAAGTTAACGACCAGGTTTGGAAATGGGAACGCCATGATAAGCAGATCATGATCCGCGTACCAAGCTATAGGTTGAAAGCCGACAGCACAACAGATATGTACGAGGCTGTAAAAAACTCTAACATTGATGCCGTATTAGCTTCTTTCGATGTTAAGGCTTACAATAAAGACACTACCGGCGTTTTAATTGATGTAACCGATTTCTACAATGGCGATGTAACAGCTACGGGTATCCCTGACGAGATTAAAAAGGCTTATAAAATTAGTGCGGTTGATGCTAACAGATCATACATCGATACTATTAAAAGCTTCCCGATCAACACAGAAGTTAGTACGCTGAAAACTTACCGTGCGATGGAATCACCTACGGATAACTCAAATGCAGCGATAACCTTCGAATTAAACACTTCGATGCTGTTATTGCCAAAAACACCGATGAAGGCGCGTTTGATGGATAGCCGCGTAGGTTTCTTCGGCCAGCGCCAGACAGATTATGGTACAGATGCACAAAAATCGGAAGTGACGGCATATATCCACCGTTGGAGGCTGGAGCCGAAAGACCCGGCTGCTTATGCCCGCGGCGAACTGGTTGAACCTAAGAAACAAATTGTATACTACATCGATCCGGCAACGCCTAAAAAATGGGTGCCTTACCTGGTAATGGGTATTAACGACTGGAACAAAGCTTTCGAAGCTGCCGGTTTTAAAAATGCCATTGTTGGTAAACCAGCCCCAACCGCTAAAGAAGACCCTGAATTTAGCACCGAAGATGCACGCTACAGTGTAGTGCGTTACTTTGCATCTGATGTGCAAAACGCTTATGGTCCGCATATCTCTGACCCACGCACCGGCGAAATTCTGGAAAGCCACGTAGGCTGGTATCATAACGTGATGAGTTTAGTGCACGATTGGTTTATGGTGCAAACAGCTGCCGTTAACCCTAATGCCCGCGCGCCTAAATTTACTGATGAGCAAATGGGCCAGCTGATCCGTTTTGTGTCATCGCACGAGATCGGCCACACATTGGGCTTGCCGCATAACTTCGGTTCGAGCTATGCTTACCCTGTTGATTCATTACGCTCTAAACACTTTACAGACACACACGGTACCGCGCCATCAATTATGGACTATGCCCGTTTTAATTATATTGCCCAACCAGGCGATGGTGTAACCCACTTGTACCCGCAAATTGGCGAGTATGATGATTGGGCTATTAAATGGGGTTATACCTGGTTCCCGGGTAATAAAACTGTGGAGCAGGAAAAAGAAGCATTAAACGTTTGGACAAAAGAACGTGCCGGTAATCCGCTGTACTACTACGGTCGCCAGGGTACCAGTATCGACCCTCGTTTACAAAATGAAGATTTGGGTGATAACGCCATGAAAGCAAGCACCTACGGTATTGCCAACCTGAAACGTATTTTACCTAACCTGGAGAAATGGACCTTCCAGAAAGGAGAGGACTTTGATGACCTGCAGGAAATGTATGGCCAGATTGTAACCCAGTTTAACCGCTACATGGGGCACGTTACTATGAACATCGGCGGTATGAGTGAAAACTTTAAAACTTACGATCAAAAGGGAGCTGTTTATACCTTTATCGCTAAAGATCGCCAGCACGAGGCTTCGGACTTTTTAAACAAGCAATTGTTTACTACACCAACCTGGTTGATCAATAACGAAGAATTAAGCAAGTTTGATAACGGTGTAATGCTTAACCGAATTAAAGCGGTGCAGGTTAGTACGCTCAGTTCGGTATTATCATCAAGCCGTTTAGCGCGTATGTATGATAACGAAAGCAAGAACGGCGCGGCTGCTTATACCGTTGCCGATTTATTTAATGACCTGCGTGCCGGTATTTTTAACGCAGGTAAACCAGATGCATTTAAACGTAACCTGCAACGCGGTTATATTGAGCAATTAAAAGGTTTATTGAATGAAGATGTTAGCCGTGGTTTTCCGGGCGCTACATCGGCGCAATTAGCCAATATGGGCTTTACGCCAATTAATACAGCATTGTCTGATATTAAACCAATGGTTCGTGCCGAACTTAAACGTATTGATGCAGGCTTACCTAAAGGTGGCGATGCATTAACAGCAGCACATTACGAAGATTTACACCTGCGTATTAAAGAAACGCTAAACCCAACCCGCCCGGTAATTAATATACCGGTACCGGGGATGCCGGGTCGTGCTGTTGAAGATGAGCAGTCAAAAGATGTTGATTTTTAA
- a CDS encoding aspartyl protease family protein, with amino-acid sequence MLVLLFAFSITGAKAQFFDLPPGKKKMSVPFKMVRNMVIVKTKIDGKGPFNFIIDSGVGIIIITDPSLADSIGRQSHRTIKLSGLGEGEDFDAMVSSNLKFDIDGIRGNNLSAAILKKDHFGLSNYAGMQIHGLIGYDFFNSLAVKFNFFDSTMTVARSGELKELKKGFRIPITIEQGKPYMQARVKLMDQTEINAKLVIDLGAGHPLMLDNQIKNNSLPQKFIVGNLGVGLTGPVSGLISRVSEVDIGKYAFKNVITSFTLTDTASTNARSVARDGNLGLGILKRFTLIIDYQNNAMFLKPGKDFKNTFEHDMSGLEYYADGNDLHAVIINRVEPGSAGDLTGLQKDDIILNINFKPVADMSIQEIDDLFKSGPDRSLLLDIYRDKKRYRYILTLKRRL; translated from the coding sequence GTGCTTGTTTTACTTTTTGCTTTTAGCATAACAGGGGCAAAGGCGCAGTTTTTTGACCTGCCGCCGGGTAAAAAAAAGATGAGTGTGCCATTTAAAATGGTACGCAACATGGTTATTGTAAAAACAAAAATTGATGGCAAAGGCCCCTTTAATTTTATTATTGATAGCGGCGTTGGCATTATCATTATTACAGACCCTTCCCTTGCCGATTCTATAGGCCGTCAAAGCCATCGCACCATAAAATTATCTGGCCTGGGCGAAGGGGAGGATTTTGATGCTATGGTAAGCTCTAACCTGAAATTTGATATTGATGGGATCCGCGGCAATAACTTATCCGCAGCGATATTAAAAAAAGATCATTTCGGGCTTTCTAACTATGCCGGTATGCAGATACACGGGCTTATTGGCTACGATTTTTTTAACAGCCTTGCCGTTAAGTTTAACTTCTTCGACAGCACTATGACGGTTGCCCGCTCTGGTGAACTAAAAGAATTAAAAAAAGGTTTCCGTATCCCGATCACGATAGAGCAAGGTAAGCCTTATATGCAAGCCCGGGTAAAGTTGATGGACCAAACTGAGATAAACGCCAAATTGGTAATTGATTTGGGTGCAGGCCACCCGTTGATGCTCGATAACCAGATTAAAAACAACTCGCTGCCACAAAAATTTATTGTAGGCAACTTGGGCGTAGGTTTAACAGGGCCGGTTAGCGGCTTAATAAGCCGCGTAAGCGAAGTGGATATAGGCAAATATGCGTTCAAAAACGTGATCACTTCCTTTACACTTACAGATACGGCATCTACCAATGCAAGATCTGTAGCACGCGACGGCAACCTGGGCCTGGGTATACTAAAAAGATTCACACTTATTATTGATTACCAGAACAATGCCATGTTTTTGAAACCGGGAAAGGATTTTAAAAACACGTTTGAGCATGATATGAGCGGGCTGGAGTACTATGCCGATGGCAACGATTTGCATGCCGTTATTATTAACCGGGTTGAGCCCGGATCGGCAGGGGATTTAACCGGCCTGCAAAAAGATGATATTATTTTGAATATTAACTTTAAGCCGGTTGCCGATATGAGCATACAGGAAATTGATGACCTGTTTAAATCGGGGCCCGACCGCAGTTTGCTACTTGATATTTATCGCGATAAAAAGCGCTACCGCTATATACTTACCCTGAAGCGCCGATTGTAA
- a CDS encoding D-alanyl-D-alanine carboxypeptidase/D-alanyl-D-alanine-endopeptidase: MPRYLLKWLAVALFICLALNVCQAGKIRTRKIKKLFKHSVIFNTHFTGFALYDIDKQQTVYELNADHYFTPASNTKLFTFYTCLKMLSDSVPALKYSIRNDSLLFWGTGDPSFLHTELKGTNAYNFLKQSDKKLFFCLGQYQNNIYGTGWAWDDYNDYYNAEINELPVYDNLVTIYADTNKQLQTIPAYFSRFLTTDSSYRPTNYRLNRNFLSNEIISPSTPAPTHFKQEIPWKTSNELIAQLLQDTLKKTVGILNINLPPNAKVIYNINTDTVYRHMLQASDNFMAEQLLLSCSSVKFSYLNTDSVRQYAIRNYLNDLPDKPQWADGSGLSRLNLFTPRSIIVLLNKIRGQVNNDDLLHSMLSAGGVSGTLRNAYKTDNGQPFVWGKTGSLSNNYNQSGYLITRKGHRLAYCFMNNNYVDSTRSVRDEMARVITYIHDNF, translated from the coding sequence ATGCCCCGATACCTGCTTAAATGGCTGGCCGTTGCCCTATTTATTTGCCTGGCGCTAAACGTTTGCCAAGCTGGTAAAATACGTACGCGCAAGATAAAAAAGCTATTTAAACACTCCGTTATATTTAATACGCATTTTACCGGCTTTGCTTTATACGATATTGATAAACAACAAACTGTTTATGAGCTTAATGCCGATCATTATTTCACTCCGGCATCAAACACTAAACTGTTTACGTTTTATACCTGCTTAAAGATGCTGTCAGATTCGGTACCTGCACTAAAGTATAGTATCCGTAATGATTCCCTCTTGTTTTGGGGAACCGGCGACCCTTCTTTTTTACATACCGAACTTAAAGGCACAAACGCTTATAATTTTTTGAAGCAAAGTGATAAAAAACTATTCTTTTGCCTCGGCCAATATCAAAACAACATATACGGAACAGGCTGGGCATGGGACGATTATAACGACTATTACAACGCCGAAATAAACGAACTGCCTGTTTACGATAACCTGGTAACCATATATGCAGATACAAATAAACAATTACAAACAATCCCCGCCTACTTTAGCCGTTTTTTAACTACAGATAGCAGCTACCGCCCTACAAACTACAGGCTTAATCGAAACTTTTTAAGCAATGAGATCATCTCTCCATCTACGCCTGCCCCAACCCATTTTAAGCAGGAAATTCCCTGGAAGACAAGTAACGAACTTATTGCCCAACTTTTGCAGGATACGCTGAAAAAAACTGTTGGCATATTAAACATTAATCTACCACCGAATGCCAAAGTGATCTACAATATAAACACTGACACCGTTTACCGCCACATGTTACAAGCCAGCGATAACTTTATGGCAGAGCAACTTTTATTAAGCTGTTCATCCGTAAAATTTAGTTACCTCAATACAGATTCGGTAAGGCAATATGCCATCCGCAATTATTTAAATGATTTGCCTGATAAACCACAATGGGCAGATGGCTCTGGCCTATCGAGGTTAAACCTTTTTACCCCAAGAAGTATTATAGTATTATTGAACAAGATACGCGGGCAAGTGAATAATGACGATTTATTACACAGCATGCTTTCTGCCGGAGGGGTAAGCGGCACACTACGCAATGCTTATAAAACAGATAACGGCCAACCTTTTGTATGGGGAAAAACAGGGTCGTTATCAAACAATTACAACCAGAGTGGTTATTTAATAACCCGCAAAGGCCACAGGCTCGCTTATTGCTTTATGAATAATAATTATGTTGACAGCACCCGCTCCGTTCGCGATGAAATGGCCCGGGTAATTACTTATATTCACGATAACTTTTAA
- a CDS encoding Lrp/AsnC ligand binding domain-containing protein, translating into MPHKKAQNLEIDNLDIQILSILMNNATTPYTEIAKELIVSGGTIHVRMKKLEEMGVIKGASLEVDPQKLGFDITAFLGIYLEKGSQYNEAVKRLKEVKEIVELYYTTGSWSIFAKIVCHDTTHLREVLNERIQSVPGIQRTETFISLEESVKRQISLD; encoded by the coding sequence ATGCCTCACAAAAAAGCTCAAAATTTAGAAATTGACAATCTCGATATCCAGATTTTGTCAATATTGATGAACAATGCAACTACACCTTACACTGAAATTGCAAAAGAGTTAATTGTATCGGGCGGCACAATCCACGTGAGGATGAAAAAGCTGGAGGAGATGGGTGTTATAAAAGGTGCCAGCCTCGAAGTAGATCCTCAGAAGTTAGGTTTTGATATTACGGCCTTTTTAGGTATTTACCTGGAGAAAGGCTCGCAATACAACGAAGCCGTAAAACGCCTTAAAGAAGTAAAGGAAATTGTTGAACTGTATTACACTACAGGCAGCTGGAGTATCTTTGCCAAAATTGTTTGCCATGATACCACCCACCTGCGCGAAGTGTTAAACGAACGCATACAAAGCGTACCCGGCATACAGCGTACCGAAACCTTTATCTCGTTAGAAGAAAGCGTAAAAAGGCAGATTAGTTTAGACTAA
- a CDS encoding Tex family protein produces MPDHYIKIAQELSISSKQVSTTVDLLDEGATVPFISRYRKELTGSLDEVQVAAIRDRVQQLRELDKRREAILKSLTELGKITPELEKQVNDAETMVALEDIYLPYRPKRKTRASMAREKGLQPLADLLLAQGKGDPELDATTYIDAEKGVNNTAEALAGARDIIAEVISENAEVRAKMRDLFLNKGTFQSKVIPGKEEVGIKYKDYFDWTEPLTSAPSHRVLAMRRAEKEEILYLDIQPQEEEAIDLLDRTFVTANNPAAAQVKLAASDSYKRLLKPSMETEVRLLTKKKADEEAIRVFAENARQLLLAAPLGQKRLIAIDPGFRTGCKVVALDEQGKLLEYTAIFPHTGAGQQKEAEKTLKHIVEKYQTEAIAIGNGTAGRETELFVKNLNLTGVTMVMVNESGASIYSASEAAREEFPEQDITVRGAVSIGRRLMDPLAELVKIDPKSIGVGQYQHDVDQNKLQTSLDDTVMSCVNAVGVELNTASKQILAYVSGLGPQLAQNIVDYRNQNGAFKKREQLKKVARLGDKAYEQAAGFLRIRHAENPLDASAVHPERYALVEQMAKDMKCSVSDLMSDSKLRASIPLKHYITETVGLPTLNDIMAELAKPGLDPREKFEAFSFTEGVNTINDLKTGMKLPGIVTNITNFGAFVDIGVHQDGLVHLSQITNRFIKDPNEVLKVHQQVMVTVTEVDANRKRISLSMKSDEPENRIKRTAQPQAKPQQRREEPEMDMQSKLAALKNKFR; encoded by the coding sequence ATGCCAGATCATTACATCAAGATAGCGCAGGAACTTTCTATTTCCTCTAAACAAGTTAGCACCACTGTCGACTTATTAGATGAGGGCGCTACTGTGCCGTTTATCTCCCGTTACCGCAAAGAGCTTACAGGCTCTTTGGATGAGGTACAGGTGGCCGCCATCCGCGACCGCGTGCAGCAACTGCGCGAACTGGATAAACGCCGTGAAGCTATCTTGAAATCACTTACCGAGCTTGGCAAAATAACGCCGGAGTTGGAAAAGCAGGTAAATGATGCCGAAACGATGGTGGCGCTGGAAGATATCTATCTGCCATATCGCCCTAAACGTAAAACCCGCGCCAGCATGGCCCGCGAAAAAGGTTTGCAGCCCCTGGCCGATCTGTTACTGGCCCAGGGTAAAGGCGATCCTGAACTGGATGCCACAACTTATATTGATGCTGAAAAAGGTGTAAACAATACTGCCGAAGCTTTGGCCGGTGCAAGAGATATCATCGCCGAGGTAATCAGCGAAAATGCAGAAGTGCGTGCTAAAATGCGCGATCTGTTTTTAAACAAGGGCACGTTTCAATCTAAGGTGATTCCGGGTAAAGAAGAGGTGGGGATTAAGTACAAAGATTATTTCGACTGGACAGAACCACTTACTTCTGCACCCTCGCACCGGGTACTGGCTATGCGCCGTGCCGAGAAAGAAGAAATCTTATACCTTGATATCCAACCACAGGAAGAAGAGGCGATTGATTTGCTGGACAGAACTTTTGTAACCGCCAACAACCCGGCTGCTGCACAGGTTAAACTGGCGGCAAGCGATAGCTATAAACGACTGCTGAAACCATCGATGGAAACAGAGGTACGTTTGCTAACTAAAAAGAAAGCTGATGAAGAAGCGATCCGTGTGTTTGCAGAGAATGCCCGTCAGCTTTTACTGGCGGCGCCGCTTGGTCAGAAACGTTTAATTGCGATTGATCCAGGTTTCCGCACTGGTTGTAAAGTGGTGGCATTGGATGAGCAGGGGAAACTGTTAGAGTACACTGCAATATTCCCGCATACAGGTGCTGGTCAGCAGAAAGAGGCTGAGAAAACACTGAAGCATATAGTTGAGAAATATCAGACCGAAGCCATTGCCATTGGTAACGGTACTGCCGGCCGTGAAACGGAACTATTCGTCAAAAACCTGAACCTGACAGGTGTAACCATGGTAATGGTGAATGAAAGCGGTGCATCTATCTACTCGGCATCAGAGGCTGCGCGCGAAGAATTCCCTGAGCAAGATATTACGGTGCGTGGTGCAGTATCAATCGGCCGCAGGTTGATGGACCCATTAGCTGAATTAGTAAAGATTGACCCGAAATCAATAGGGGTAGGTCAGTATCAGCACGATGTAGACCAAAATAAATTACAGACCTCATTGGATGATACCGTAATGAGTTGCGTTAACGCAGTAGGCGTGGAGCTGAATACGGCATCAAAACAAATTCTTGCCTACGTATCTGGCCTGGGTCCGCAACTGGCACAGAACATCGTTGACTACCGTAACCAGAACGGAGCTTTCAAAAAACGCGAGCAATTGAAAAAGGTAGCCCGCCTGGGCGATAAAGCATACGAGCAGGCGGCAGGTTTCCTGCGCATCCGCCATGCCGAAAACCCGCTTGATGCCAGCGCCGTTCACCCAGAGCGTTATGCCCTGGTTGAGCAGATGGCAAAAGACATGAAATGCTCGGTAAGCGACCTGATGAGCGATAGTAAACTTCGCGCCAGCATCCCGCTTAAACATTATATTACAGAAACAGTTGGTTTACCTACCCTTAACGATATTATGGCCGAGCTGGCAAAACCAGGCCTCGATCCGCGCGAAAAGTTTGAAGCTTTTAGCTTTACCGAAGGTGTAAATACAATAAATGACTTAAAAACCGGCATGAAACTGCCGGGTATAGTAACCAATATCACCAACTTTGGAGCGTTTGTAGATATAGGTGTACATCAGGACGGTTTGGTACACCTGAGCCAGATAACCAATCGCTTTATTAAAGACCCTAACGAGGTACTAAAAGTACATCAGCAGGTAATGGTTACTGTTACAGAGGTTGATGCAAACCGCAAAAGGATCTCATTATCCATGAAATCTGACGAACCAGAGAACAGAATTAAAAGAACAGCACAACCACAGGCTAAACCTCAACAAAGGAGAGAAGAGCCCGAGATGGATATGCAGAGTAAACTGGCTGCACTAAAAAACAAGTTCAGGTAG